From the Gordonia bronchialis DSM 43247 genome, one window contains:
- a CDS encoding family 1 encapsulin nanocompartment shell protein yields the protein MNNLHRELAPISDAAWHEIEEEAARSFKRNSAGRRLVDVKGPLGLDTASVTLGHRSKIDAPADGIQAFTRHTQSLVELKVPFTVTREAIDDVDRGAQDSDWDPVVDAARDLALAEDRAIFESYAAAGISGIRSAATATPIVLPEDVRDYPEAFSAALSTLKLASVDGPYSIALAADVYNLVNETSNHGYPVREHIQRLIDGDIVWAPAITGAFVLSTRGGDFELTIGQDVSIGYDSHDADTVNLYFQESFTFLAYTGEAAVPLVPAS from the coding sequence ATGAACAACCTGCACCGCGAACTCGCACCGATCTCCGACGCGGCGTGGCACGAGATCGAGGAGGAGGCGGCGCGGTCGTTCAAGCGCAACAGCGCCGGCCGTCGTCTCGTCGACGTCAAGGGGCCGCTGGGTCTCGACACCGCGTCGGTGACGCTGGGTCACCGCTCCAAGATCGACGCACCCGCTGACGGCATCCAGGCCTTCACCCGGCACACGCAGTCGCTGGTGGAGCTGAAGGTGCCGTTCACCGTGACCCGGGAAGCCATCGACGACGTGGATCGCGGCGCACAGGATTCCGACTGGGATCCGGTGGTCGACGCGGCCCGCGACCTCGCACTCGCCGAAGACCGCGCCATCTTCGAGAGCTACGCAGCCGCCGGGATCAGTGGCATCCGCTCCGCCGCGACGGCCACCCCCATCGTGCTGCCCGAGGACGTCCGCGACTATCCGGAGGCGTTCAGCGCCGCGCTGTCCACACTGAAGCTCGCCTCGGTCGACGGCCCGTATTCGATCGCTCTCGCGGCCGACGTCTACAACCTGGTCAACGAGACGTCGAACCACGGTTACCCGGTCCGCGAGCACATCCAGCGCCTCATCGACGGCGACATCGTCTGGGCTCCCGCCATCACCGGTGCGTTTGTTCTCAGTACCCGGGGCGGCGACTTCGAGCTCACCATCGGTCAGGACGTGTCCATCGGCTACGACTCGCACGACGCCGACACCGTGAACCTCTACTTCCAGGAGTCCTTCACCTTCCTCGCCTACACCGGCGAGGCGGCGGTTCCGCTGGTGCCGGCGAGCTGA
- a CDS encoding Dyp-type peroxidase has translation MPVPQTILTRKTRSAIFVVLVINDGGEQTVRDFLEDVPSLTNAVSSRAPEAALAGIVSIGSDAWDRLFDGPRPRSLRPFVPYEGEVHTAPATPADLLLHIKADQLDLCFELGRKFTETLGDAVTVVDEVHGFRYFDLRDLIGFVDGTENPVGQAAIDAITVGDDDPDFTGGSYVAIQRYIHDLGAWNALSTEDQEDAIGRTKLDNVEMADDVKPTNSHIALNVVEDESGEEIDVVRDNMPYGDVSGAGECGTFYIAYSAGPDVTEEMLRKMFIGDPPGNYDRLLDFTTAVTGSQFFAPTMDFLEDLPPAPPTDDVESPPERVRPADGSLGIGSLH, from the coding sequence GTGCCGGTGCCGCAGACCATCCTCACGCGGAAGACCCGTTCCGCGATCTTCGTGGTGCTCGTCATCAACGACGGCGGTGAGCAGACCGTCCGCGATTTCCTCGAAGACGTGCCGAGCCTGACAAACGCGGTCTCCTCCCGAGCGCCGGAAGCCGCGCTGGCGGGCATCGTGTCCATCGGATCGGACGCCTGGGACCGGCTTTTCGACGGTCCGCGACCGCGTTCGCTGCGCCCCTTCGTGCCCTACGAGGGTGAGGTGCACACCGCGCCGGCCACCCCTGCAGATCTGTTGTTGCACATCAAGGCCGATCAGCTCGACCTCTGTTTCGAACTCGGCCGCAAGTTCACCGAAACCCTCGGTGACGCGGTGACCGTCGTCGACGAGGTGCACGGCTTCCGCTATTTCGATCTGCGCGACCTCATCGGGTTCGTCGACGGCACCGAGAACCCGGTCGGGCAGGCCGCCATCGACGCGATCACCGTCGGCGACGACGACCCCGACTTCACCGGCGGCAGTTACGTCGCGATCCAGCGCTACATCCACGACCTCGGGGCGTGGAACGCGCTGAGCACCGAGGATCAGGAAGACGCGATCGGACGCACCAAACTCGACAACGTCGAGATGGCCGACGACGTCAAACCCACCAACTCGCATATCGCGCTCAACGTCGTCGAAGACGAGAGCGGCGAGGAGATCGACGTGGTCCGCGACAACATGCCCTACGGGGACGTGTCGGGTGCTGGTGAATGCGGGACTTTCTACATCGCGTACTCGGCCGGTCCGGATGTCACCGAGGAGATGCTGCGCAAGATGTTCATCGGCGATCCGCCCGGCAACTACGACCGCCTCCTCGACTTCACCACCGCCGTCACCGGATCGCAGTTCTTCGCACCGACAATGGATTTCCTCGAGGATCTGCCGCCGGCACCACCCACCGACGACGTCGAGTCACCGCCGGAGCGTGTCCGCCCCGCCGACGGCTCGCTGGGCATCGGCTCCCTGCACTGA